Sequence from the Exiguobacterium aurantiacum genome:
AAAGCAATCAAAGACCTCGGCGATAAAGTCGATGCGGCGGACAAAGAGCGCGCTGAAGCGGCGAAAGAAAAAGCCAAGTCAGGACTCGAAGGCACAGACCTCGAAGCAATCCGGACGGCGAAAGACGAATTGTCAAACGTCGTTCAAGAATTGACGCAAAAAGTATATGCGAACATGGCTGAAGAGCAAGGTGCTGAAGGTGCCGAGACACAAACGGAAGCGAAAGACGATAACGTCGTCGACGCTGAGTTTGAAGACCTCGACGATCGTAAATAAGGCAACCGATAGATAGGAGAGCGCCAAAGCAGGTTTCTGCTTTGGCTCTTTCCATGTTAAGGTAGATTCGGTAGAATCTTAGTTTAGACAGTGTAGAGGAGAGAGTAACGTGGCGAAACGAGATTATTATGAAGTGCTTGGCCTAGACAAATCGGCCTCGGCGCAAGACATCAAGCGGGCGTATCGCAAGCTCGCACGACAATATCACCCAGACATCAACCAAGAGCCGGATGCGGCCGATAAATTTAAAGAGCTCGGCGAAGCGTATGAAGTACTGTCAGACGAGCAGAAACGGGCCCAGTATGACCGCTTCGGTTTCGAAGGGGCCAGTCAGTTCGGTGGCGGTGGCGACTTCCAAGGCGGCTTCGGGGATATCTTTGACATGTTCTTCGGTGGCGGCGGACGTCGTCAAGACCCGAACGCTCCGCGTCGCGGCGAAGATTATCAATACGTCGTCGATCTCGATTTCATGGAGAGTGTGACCGGTAAGACGGAAACAATCGACCTCGAGATCGAAGTGGAATGTGACACGTGCATGGGCAGCGGCGCCAAACCGGGAACGAAACCGGAGACGTGCGGCCGTTGTGGCGGTAGCGGTGTCGAGACGGTTGAACAGAACACGATTCTCGGACGGATGGTCAACCAGCGGACGTGTAGCCAATGTCACGGCAGCGGGAAGACGATCAAAGAAAAATGTGAAACGTGCCATGGTTCTGGCCACGTCAAGAAACAGAAGCAAGTCGAAGTCAAGATTCCAGCCGGGATTGACAACGGCCAACAAATCCGTCTCTCCGGTAAAGGCGGCCCAGGTTATAACGGCGGACCAGCCGGTGACCTATATATCGTCGTCCGCGTCCGGGCCCACGAGATCTTTGAACGGGTCGACCAACACATCACGATGGAGATGCCGGTCACATACGCACAAGCAGCACTCGGTGCCGAGCTAGAAGTGCCAACCGTCCAGGGCAAGGTGAGCCTAAAAGTACCAGCCGGCACGCAGACCGGGTCGAAATTCCGCTTGCGCGGCAAAGGGATGCCGAGCGTCCGCGGCGGCGGCAACGGCGACCAGTACGTCAATATCGTCGTCATGACACCGACGAACATGACCGACCGTCAAAAAGAACTGCTTCGTGAGTTCGAAGAGATTAGCGGGGAAGCAGGCGTCGAAGAACAGCACGGCCTGTTCCAAAAAATGAAGAAGTTTTTTAGCCAGTAAAAGGAGCGTGTTCAAACAATGAAATGGTCTGAAATTTGTGTCCACACGACACAGCAGGCAGTCGAAGCCGTATCGAACTTATTACATGAAGTGGGGGCACAAGGGGTCGTCATCGAGGACGTCGAAGATTACGACCAGATGATGGCCGAAGACCATTTCGGAGAAATTTGGGACGTGTCGGGCCGTGAATCGTATCCGACGTCCGGCGTCTACGTGAAAGCGTACGTCCCGGCGTCTGGCGATTTTCAAGACACGCTCGCCGCGTTCAAAAAAGAAGTGGACGGGTTGCGTCATATGCTCGACATCGGCACCGGTGAAGTGACGGTCGTCGAGATGGACGAAGAGGATTGGGCCCACTCGTGGAAACAATATTACAAGCCGGTCAAAATCTCACAACACCTTACGATCGTCCCGCTGTGGGAAGATTACGAACCACAACCGGAAGAGAATGTCATCTTGCTCGACCCGGGTATGGCGTTCGGGACGGGCACGCATCCGACGACGATGCTCTGCATCCAAGCAATCGAGAACTATATCGAGCCAGGTGACCGGTTGATTGACGTCGGAACGGGGTCGGGTGTGCTCGCCATCGCCGCGGCGAAGCTCGGCGCACAACGCGTCGAGGCGCTCGATTTGGATGCGGTTGCCGTCGAATCGGCGCGTCAGAATGTCGAGACGAACAAGGCGGAAGATGTCGTCGACGTGAAAACGGGTGACTTGTTGAAAGGAATGACGGGCGAATATGACCTCGTCGTCGCCAATATTTTGGCCGACGTCATCATGCTGTTCATCGATGACGCTTACGCACGCGTCAAGCCAGGTGGTTATTTCATCACATCGGGCATCATCGGGCAGAAGCGCGCCGAAGTGACGGAAGCGCTCAAGGCGTCCGGATTCGCGATTGAAGAGACACGTGTCATGGAAGACTGGGTCGCCATTATCGCGAAGAAGGACTAAGCCATGCAACGTTACTTTTTACCGCGTGACTCATTTGTCAATGACACGGCCACGTTACCGGCCGACGTCGTCCACCATATCGGGACAGTGCTCCGGGAGACGCCCGGTTATCGCATGGTGCTCTTAGACGGTACCGGTCTCGAGTATGAGGCCGAGGTCGTGACGCTCGAGAAGAAGACGGGCACGGCCCGTGTGCTCGAACGCCGTCAAGCGACGACCGAACTTCCCGTCGACGTGACGCTCGCTTATGCGCTCCCGAAAGGTGATAAAGTCGAACTCGTCGCTCAAAAAGGGACCGAGCTCGGTATGCATCACTTTTGGGTGTTCGAGTCGAAGCGCTCGGTCGCCAAATGGGACGCCAAAAAAGCACCGAAAAAAGTCGAACGGCTCCAAAAAATCATGCAGGAAGCAGC
This genomic interval carries:
- a CDS encoding 16S rRNA (uracil(1498)-N(3))-methyltransferase; translated protein: MQRYFLPRDSFVNDTATLPADVVHHIGTVLRETPGYRMVLLDGTGLEYEAEVVTLEKKTGTARVLERRQATTELPVDVTLAYALPKGDKVELVAQKGTELGMHHFWVFESKRSVAKWDAKKAPKKVERLQKIMQEAAEQSYRAVVPMCQHITPRELADRIDGFDAVVIAYEEEAKQGEQAAFATVLQALQPGAKLLLIVGPEGGFDESEVNEWTVRGATPCAFGPRILRSETAPLYALAAVSYALELN
- the prmA gene encoding 50S ribosomal protein L11 methyltransferase, with product MKWSEICVHTTQQAVEAVSNLLHEVGAQGVVIEDVEDYDQMMAEDHFGEIWDVSGRESYPTSGVYVKAYVPASGDFQDTLAAFKKEVDGLRHMLDIGTGEVTVVEMDEEDWAHSWKQYYKPVKISQHLTIVPLWEDYEPQPEENVILLDPGMAFGTGTHPTTMLCIQAIENYIEPGDRLIDVGTGSGVLAIAAAKLGAQRVEALDLDAVAVESARQNVETNKAEDVVDVKTGDLLKGMTGEYDLVVANILADVIMLFIDDAYARVKPGGYFITSGIIGQKRAEVTEALKASGFAIEETRVMEDWVAIIAKKD
- the dnaJ gene encoding molecular chaperone DnaJ, with translation MAKRDYYEVLGLDKSASAQDIKRAYRKLARQYHPDINQEPDAADKFKELGEAYEVLSDEQKRAQYDRFGFEGASQFGGGGDFQGGFGDIFDMFFGGGGRRQDPNAPRRGEDYQYVVDLDFMESVTGKTETIDLEIEVECDTCMGSGAKPGTKPETCGRCGGSGVETVEQNTILGRMVNQRTCSQCHGSGKTIKEKCETCHGSGHVKKQKQVEVKIPAGIDNGQQIRLSGKGGPGYNGGPAGDLYIVVRVRAHEIFERVDQHITMEMPVTYAQAALGAELEVPTVQGKVSLKVPAGTQTGSKFRLRGKGMPSVRGGGNGDQYVNIVVMTPTNMTDRQKELLREFEEISGEAGVEEQHGLFQKMKKFFSQ